The following proteins are co-located in the Bordetella bronchialis genome:
- a CDS encoding 3-deoxy-D-manno-octulosonic acid transferase, producing MTRFLYTLLLRFLAPVLWLWMRVRAGRQSGDWDILGPGRFGRYPEEDPRQDPTGRIWVHAVSLGETRAAQPLVKALLDLGLPLLLTHTTPTGRAEGSRLFADAIASGQLRQAWLPYDFPGSARRFIGYFKPRCGILIEREVWPNLIHEAVRQGVSMLLVSARLSERGLRRTRWARRALHRAYAALDLVLAQTDADAERLRKAGAFGPHVVGNLKFDVSLSQEQLAEGRQWREALARPCIAIASTRDGEEALFAHAIRAAGADAAPAGTLYMVIPRHPQRFADAAAVMKQHGLGFLRRSAGVQIPPSDTPVLLGDTLGEMAFYYAAADVAIIGGGFAPFGGQNLIEACAAGTPVILGPDMHNFAQAAADAIAAGAAVQVDNADEALRTAYALLRDAARRKAMQQAALAWTAAHAGATRRMVEALRPWLGAARQDEDNPAR from the coding sequence ATGACCAGATTCCTCTACACACTGCTGCTCCGCTTTCTGGCACCCGTCCTGTGGCTATGGATGCGCGTGCGCGCGGGCAGGCAAAGTGGAGACTGGGACATCCTGGGCCCCGGCCGCTTTGGCCGATACCCCGAGGAAGACCCGCGCCAGGACCCGACGGGGCGTATATGGGTGCACGCGGTCAGCCTGGGCGAGACGCGCGCCGCGCAGCCGCTGGTCAAGGCCCTGCTGGACCTGGGGCTGCCGCTTCTCCTGACGCATACGACCCCGACAGGGCGGGCGGAAGGAAGCCGTTTGTTCGCGGATGCCATTGCCAGCGGACAATTGCGCCAGGCGTGGCTGCCCTATGACTTTCCAGGCTCCGCACGACGCTTCATCGGCTACTTCAAGCCGCGCTGCGGCATCCTGATCGAACGCGAGGTGTGGCCCAACCTGATCCATGAAGCGGTCCGGCAAGGGGTCTCGATGCTGCTTGTCAGCGCGCGCTTATCCGAGCGCGGCCTGCGCCGGACGAGATGGGCCAGGCGCGCGCTACACAGGGCCTATGCGGCCCTGGACCTGGTGCTCGCGCAGACCGACGCGGACGCGGAACGCCTGCGCAAGGCCGGCGCGTTCGGCCCGCACGTGGTCGGCAATCTGAAGTTCGACGTCAGCCTGTCGCAGGAACAGCTGGCCGAAGGCCGGCAGTGGCGGGAAGCGCTTGCACGTCCCTGCATCGCGATCGCGAGCACGCGGGATGGCGAGGAAGCGCTATTCGCCCACGCAATACGGGCGGCCGGCGCCGATGCGGCGCCGGCGGGCACCCTCTATATGGTGATCCCGCGTCATCCCCAGCGCTTTGCCGATGCCGCCGCGGTCATGAAACAGCATGGCCTGGGTTTTTTGCGACGGTCTGCCGGCGTGCAGATTCCCCCCTCGGATACACCGGTCTTGCTGGGCGACACGCTGGGCGAGATGGCCTTTTATTATGCGGCGGCCGATGTGGCCATTATCGGCGGGGGGTTCGCGCCATTCGGCGGGCAGAACCTGATCGAAGCGTGCGCGGCGGGAACCCCGGTCATCCTGGGGCCCGATATGCATAACTTTGCGCAGGCTGCCGCCGATGCCATTGCGGCGGGAGCCGCGGTCCAGGTCGACAATGCCGACGAGGCGCTGCGGACGGCCTATGCCTTGTTGCGGGACGCGGCGCGCAGGAAAGCCATGCAGCAGGCCGCGCTGGCCTGGACTGCCGCGCACGCGGGCGCGACACGGCGGATGGTGGAAGCCTTACGGCCCTGGTTGGGCGCGGCGCGCCAGGACGAAGACAACCCGGCCCGATAG
- a CDS encoding formyltransferase family protein, translating into MTLEGIVLLAAETARSQAYVQALVSNDLLPEKVILLGASGMAAATRTGVAPRVWQGVQLPDLSEPVAVTCARAGIQTVHCAARDVNAPEAAEMIAATGARVVIYSGYGGQIVSPQVLRLGPRFLHMHSGWLPSYRGSTTVYYALLNRDAPGVTALILDPSIDTGPVVARRHYPRPARSLDIDRAYDAGIRADLLCQVMRHYASEGELPAPQEQGDEDASTFYVIHPVLKHLAILSLPQDVS; encoded by the coding sequence ATGACGCTTGAAGGCATAGTGCTTCTGGCTGCCGAGACGGCCCGTTCCCAGGCCTACGTGCAGGCTTTGGTCTCCAATGACCTGCTGCCGGAGAAAGTGATCCTGTTGGGGGCTTCGGGTATGGCGGCCGCCACCCGGACAGGGGTCGCGCCACGGGTTTGGCAGGGGGTGCAGTTACCCGATCTTAGCGAACCGGTCGCCGTCACGTGTGCAAGGGCGGGCATCCAGACCGTGCATTGCGCCGCGCGGGACGTCAATGCTCCCGAGGCGGCGGAAATGATCGCTGCGACGGGTGCGCGCGTGGTCATTTATTCGGGCTATGGCGGGCAAATCGTCTCGCCGCAGGTGCTGCGGCTGGGGCCGCGGTTCCTGCATATGCACTCCGGTTGGTTGCCCTCATACCGCGGAAGTACCACGGTCTACTATGCCTTGCTGAACAGGGATGCGCCGGGCGTGACGGCTTTGATACTGGATCCGTCCATAGACACGGGGCCGGTCGTGGCAAGAAGGCATTATCCCAGGCCTGCGCGCAGCCTGGATATCGATCGCGCCTACGATGCCGGTATCAGGGCGGACCTTCTCTGCCAAGTGATGCGGCATTACGCTTCGGAGGGTGAGTTGCCCGCGCCCCAGGAGCAAGGCGATGAGGACGCCAGTACGTTCTATGTCATCCACCCCGTATTGAAGCATCTGGCTATTCTGTCGTTGCCGCAGGACGTGTCGTGA
- a CDS encoding CDP-glycerol glycerophosphotransferase family protein translates to MATLATINRYIVSCRNFLRKSRDLLTGAAALRQRLEALEASVSSVGNETRAIRVGLAQLVSRTDFADLSTRAELAHASTREMFDEVKAELRVLAARRAAAWSPAQVVAPRNNRPAPHNGPVVERVAFLVQSLELRNHFAPVWDVLPEGSFDIVLHDSAASLDRDVFATWRCGIKSSAELLASNTKYRTLVSNHPVELGDRPLITRLAERNVRYMYAAGKSGWNLSPWNALYDVIMCFGPYHAMNFAHCSDAAIVQIGYPRFDRYFTDKPDRRALAERYGCDPGKETVVWLPTWKTLSSVGWFDEEISALMARYNVVVKLHPFMADSEPERVEQLRRHAFSCILADATDNLPLYQLADYMLFDYGGPPLAGIYADKRLLLLDVPGAHQDELTGEDSPDVSIRKYLVHVQPGANAIARLLNDEVIWQQQEKSRRILRRHYFAPYFGFSANVAAQALMSLDEIAGPRLL, encoded by the coding sequence GTGGCCACGTTAGCCACCATCAACAGGTATATAGTGAGCTGTCGAAATTTCCTTAGAAAATCCCGAGACCTGCTTACCGGCGCGGCGGCCCTGCGTCAACGTCTAGAAGCGCTGGAAGCGAGTGTATCGTCCGTAGGCAACGAAACGCGCGCAATCCGGGTCGGACTGGCGCAACTGGTTTCCCGAACTGACTTCGCGGACCTTTCCACGCGCGCAGAGCTTGCGCACGCCTCTACCCGGGAGATGTTCGACGAGGTGAAGGCAGAGCTAAGGGTGCTGGCCGCCCGGCGCGCGGCTGCTTGGTCGCCCGCGCAAGTTGTGGCTCCACGTAATAATCGACCCGCCCCGCACAACGGGCCGGTCGTGGAGCGTGTCGCGTTCCTGGTGCAGAGCTTGGAACTGCGGAATCATTTCGCCCCGGTGTGGGATGTACTGCCTGAAGGCTCCTTCGATATTGTCCTCCATGATTCGGCTGCGTCCTTGGATCGGGACGTGTTCGCAACATGGCGATGTGGCATCAAGTCGAGCGCCGAGCTTCTCGCCTCGAACACGAAATATCGGACCCTGGTGTCCAATCATCCCGTTGAGTTAGGAGACCGGCCGCTCATCACTCGACTTGCGGAGCGAAACGTGCGGTATATGTACGCGGCGGGTAAATCTGGGTGGAACCTGTCCCCGTGGAATGCTCTGTATGACGTAATCATGTGCTTCGGGCCTTACCACGCCATGAATTTCGCGCATTGCAGTGATGCTGCGATCGTACAGATAGGCTACCCGCGTTTTGACCGCTACTTCACCGATAAGCCCGACCGCCGCGCGCTGGCGGAACGCTATGGTTGCGACCCCGGGAAGGAAACAGTGGTATGGCTTCCGACATGGAAGACGCTTTCGTCCGTGGGCTGGTTCGATGAAGAAATAAGCGCCCTGATGGCCCGCTACAACGTCGTGGTCAAGCTGCATCCGTTCATGGCGGATAGCGAACCTGAGCGCGTTGAACAGCTTCGCCGGCACGCCTTCAGCTGCATACTGGCCGATGCGACGGACAATCTGCCGCTATATCAACTTGCCGACTATATGCTGTTCGATTATGGCGGGCCGCCCTTGGCAGGGATATATGCCGACAAGCGGCTCCTGTTGCTCGATGTGCCGGGGGCGCACCAGGATGAGCTTACAGGCGAGGATTCGCCAGACGTAAGCATTCGGAAATATCTTGTCCACGTGCAGCCTGGCGCCAATGCCATTGCTCGGCTGCTGAACGACGAGGTCATCTGGCAACAGCAAGAGAAATCGCGGCGCATTCTTAGAAGGCACTATTTCGCGCCATATTTCGGTTTCTCGGCTAACGTCGCGGCGCAGGCCCTAATGAGCCTGGATGAGATCGCGGGACCACGGTTGCTATGA
- a CDS encoding type III pantothenate kinase, with amino-acid sequence MNNIVLIDSGNTRLKVAVLRADARMAGGHPATGCVADSSPCISAGGIGGDGAPGPARRPATQAARRDGHAAQLSAQALDNDNIQGLEDWLRALPAPPTAALGTNVAGPARAAAIEAALARIGCPLRWVVPQACAYGLTSRYTRPEQLGADRWASMLGVLALRQAGTAATAGIEEQVGPAGTASPAATPGRAPFLLASFGTATTLDTVGGDGVFEGGLILPGPALMRRSLASGTANLPLAHGDPTAYPTDTQHAIASGVAAAQAGAVLRQWLAGLRRYGVAPDIYAAGGGWDEVEPEIRRLLADTAASMGRLPPAITVIDNPVLHGLAHIAAAAFPDLP; translated from the coding sequence ATGAACAACATCGTCCTGATCGATTCCGGGAATACGCGGCTGAAGGTGGCAGTGCTGCGGGCCGACGCGCGCATGGCCGGTGGGCATCCGGCCACCGGCTGCGTGGCGGATTCCTCGCCTTGCATAAGCGCCGGCGGGATCGGCGGTGACGGCGCGCCGGGGCCCGCGCGGCGGCCCGCCACGCAGGCCGCGAGACGGGACGGCCACGCCGCCCAGCTGTCTGCCCAGGCCCTGGACAATGACAACATCCAGGGCCTGGAGGATTGGCTCCGCGCCCTGCCCGCGCCGCCCACGGCCGCGCTGGGAACCAACGTCGCGGGCCCGGCACGGGCGGCGGCAATCGAAGCCGCGCTTGCGCGGATAGGCTGCCCGCTGCGCTGGGTCGTGCCCCAGGCATGCGCCTATGGGCTGACCTCACGCTACACCCGGCCCGAGCAGCTGGGTGCGGATCGCTGGGCGTCGATGCTGGGCGTGCTTGCGCTGCGGCAGGCCGGGACAGCGGCTACGGCCGGGATAGAGGAACAGGTCGGCCCGGCGGGGACAGCAAGCCCGGCCGCGACGCCAGGCCGCGCGCCCTTCCTCCTGGCCAGTTTCGGCACGGCGACAACGCTGGATACCGTCGGCGGCGACGGCGTCTTCGAAGGCGGGCTGATCCTGCCCGGACCGGCGCTGATGCGCCGCTCGCTTGCCTCGGGTACCGCCAATCTGCCCTTGGCCCACGGCGATCCGACCGCCTACCCCACGGACACGCAGCATGCCATTGCCAGCGGCGTGGCCGCCGCGCAGGCGGGCGCCGTGCTCCGGCAATGGCTGGCCGGCTTGCGGCGCTACGGCGTGGCGCCGGACATCTACGCCGCCGGCGGCGGCTGGGACGAAGTCGAGCCGGAGATCCGTCGCCTGCTGGCCGACACGGCGGCCAGCATGGGGCGCTTGCCGCCCGCCATTACCGTGATCGACAATCCCGTACTGCACGGCCTGGCGCACATCGCCGCCGCGGCCTTCCCGGACCTGCCGTAA
- a CDS encoding class I SAM-dependent methyltransferase has translation MAIPYHVKFPYIDLWKGLIRGKLLIQRRLRRHLRDQSKGWPSEQRYTHGYFYQGLEELGITGAKPTGFRFRQYDVDAILKDADVLDIGSNCGFVAVYCARLARSVVAVELNPYLNRIAMETARHFKLHNVEVVESDFTKYETDRKFDVVLSFSNHHTIDGNLNMGFEAYIEKIAGTLKPGGYLLFESHNVFAPGAGGVGDDGDMEQKVAIMNRLFDIERYKMVRCFLKHGVEDLDKLFIVARRSDSPRPVEFDLSKAIQRYEY, from the coding sequence ATGGCGATTCCCTATCACGTCAAGTTCCCCTACATCGACCTATGGAAAGGGCTGATCCGCGGCAAGCTACTGATTCAGCGCCGACTGCGGAGGCATCTCCGGGACCAGAGCAAGGGATGGCCTAGCGAGCAGCGCTACACGCACGGGTACTTCTATCAGGGTCTGGAGGAACTGGGGATCACCGGAGCGAAACCCACCGGCTTCCGATTCAGGCAGTACGACGTGGATGCCATTCTCAAGGACGCCGATGTACTTGATATTGGCAGCAATTGCGGGTTCGTGGCGGTGTACTGCGCCAGGCTGGCCCGCTCTGTCGTTGCTGTAGAGCTGAACCCCTACCTTAACCGCATTGCGATGGAGACCGCCCGTCATTTCAAACTTCATAATGTCGAGGTGGTTGAAAGCGATTTCACCAAATACGAAACCGACAGAAAGTTCGATGTCGTCCTTTCTTTTTCCAACCATCATACCATCGACGGCAACCTCAACATGGGCTTCGAGGCCTACATCGAAAAGATCGCGGGAACGCTTAAACCAGGCGGTTATCTGCTATTTGAAAGTCATAATGTCTTCGCCCCAGGAGCCGGGGGGGTCGGCGACGATGGCGACATGGAGCAGAAAGTGGCGATCATGAATAGGCTTTTCGACATCGAGCGCTATAAGATGGTCCGCTGCTTTCTGAAGCACGGAGTGGAAGACCTGGACAAGCTATTCATCGTGGCCCGGCGTTCCGACTCCCCACGCCCTGTGGAATTCGACTTGTCGAAAGCAATCCAGAGATACGAATACTAG
- a CDS encoding PEP/pyruvate-binding domain-containing protein, whose amino-acid sequence MTSLQTDSADAPFEFGTKAETLGRLAPLIVGASIPDFYFFTLERWRNSRQDVLRSIRERFKGNVVAVRSSALIEDGELTSMAGAFLTRLHVSSADEAALMEAIEQVVASMTGNARDQVLIQRMVNDIAVSGVIMTYDMVHGSPYYCIDFDDETGRTDSVTAGDSVNKGLFVYRDARPEMIRSRRVAKFLQLARELESVCGCAALDIEFGLGRNGDLYLFQVRRIALSGQWHPVTERRVARQLKFIEHFVVECSARRDGVLGDRTILAIMPDWNPAELIGTTPRQLAASLYRELITKSVWCKAREAMGYRSLGEVELMMMINNHPYIDVRHSFNSFLPAALPEAIGSKLVNAWLDRLEQNPEFHDKVEFDIVHTCLDFSFAETFRDRYAEVLDGDEFQVYRNALRELTRRCIAPGQDSTLDAALSSAQRLADEALDPIIGGGAHQYLARADYLLTQCRTLGTYSFAIVARHAFIAEALLRTAVDRGALSQERLLAFKRSVRTVTGSMVEEYASVCAGTLDRGIFLRKFGHLRPGTYEVTSLRYDERDDLFLDDAVQVLAPEAPVFALHPDERTGLDALLSAAGLDVFDADALLAYANKAIAGREYVKFTFTRTLSDALSALVVWGELHGLSRDDVSYLDWPTISKSLSHPIMDYVDRYYLDKADAARRSMTVAHAFRLSHIMYGARDVYVATVNRSVPNFVGVGSASGQVVELTTETSASINIAGKIVCIGNADPGFDWIFTKMPAALVTRFGGANSHMAIRCAEFGLPAAIGCGEQIYERIVSAGRVEINCAGKILRPLYGT is encoded by the coding sequence ATGACGTCTCTACAAACGGATTCCGCGGACGCGCCATTCGAATTCGGGACCAAGGCCGAAACACTTGGGCGGTTGGCTCCCCTTATCGTTGGCGCGTCGATTCCCGACTTCTATTTTTTCACTCTGGAGCGGTGGCGCAACAGCAGACAGGATGTCCTGCGCTCGATCAGGGAACGATTCAAGGGTAACGTAGTTGCCGTACGCAGCAGTGCGCTGATCGAGGATGGCGAGCTTACCTCCATGGCGGGCGCCTTCCTCACCCGGCTCCACGTGAGCAGCGCGGACGAGGCGGCATTGATGGAGGCGATTGAACAGGTCGTGGCATCGATGACCGGCAACGCCAGAGACCAGGTGCTGATCCAACGTATGGTGAACGACATCGCAGTCAGCGGTGTGATCATGACCTACGACATGGTCCATGGGTCGCCCTACTACTGTATCGATTTCGACGATGAAACAGGCCGCACCGACAGTGTGACGGCCGGCGACTCGGTCAACAAAGGCTTGTTCGTCTATCGTGACGCGCGGCCCGAAATGATCCGGTCGCGCCGGGTTGCCAAGTTCCTGCAATTAGCGCGCGAGCTGGAGTCGGTGTGCGGATGCGCCGCGCTGGACATCGAATTCGGCTTGGGTCGCAACGGCGATTTGTACCTGTTCCAGGTCAGGCGCATCGCATTGTCAGGTCAGTGGCATCCTGTCACGGAGCGGCGTGTCGCGCGTCAGTTGAAGTTCATCGAGCATTTCGTGGTCGAATGTTCGGCGAGGCGAGATGGCGTGCTAGGCGACAGGACGATCCTGGCCATCATGCCGGACTGGAATCCCGCCGAATTGATCGGTACCACGCCTCGGCAACTGGCTGCGTCGCTGTACCGCGAACTCATCACCAAATCGGTATGGTGCAAGGCACGGGAGGCCATGGGGTACCGATCGCTGGGGGAGGTCGAGTTGATGATGATGATCAACAACCATCCCTATATCGACGTGCGGCATAGTTTCAATTCCTTCCTGCCGGCAGCGCTGCCGGAGGCAATCGGTAGCAAGCTGGTCAATGCCTGGCTGGATCGCCTGGAGCAAAATCCAGAGTTTCATGACAAGGTCGAGTTCGATATAGTCCATACGTGCCTCGACTTCTCATTCGCGGAGACCTTCCGCGACCGGTATGCAGAAGTGCTCGACGGGGACGAGTTCCAGGTTTACCGGAATGCGTTGCGCGAACTGACCAGGCGGTGCATAGCGCCAGGTCAGGATTCGACGCTCGACGCGGCGCTATCGTCGGCGCAGCGACTCGCGGACGAGGCGCTGGATCCGATCATCGGGGGGGGAGCGCACCAATATCTGGCCCGTGCCGATTATCTTTTGACGCAATGCCGCACATTGGGCACTTATTCCTTTGCCATCGTCGCGCGGCACGCCTTCATCGCCGAAGCGCTGTTACGGACTGCCGTCGATCGGGGCGCCCTGAGCCAGGAGCGGCTTCTGGCGTTCAAGCGAAGCGTGCGTACCGTCACGGGCAGCATGGTCGAAGAATATGCGAGTGTTTGCGCAGGCACACTGGACCGCGGCATTTTCCTGCGCAAGTTCGGTCATCTGCGGCCGGGGACCTATGAAGTGACGTCGCTGAGGTACGACGAGAGAGACGACCTGTTCCTCGACGATGCCGTGCAGGTGCTCGCACCGGAGGCCCCTGTCTTCGCGCTGCACCCCGACGAGCGTACCGGATTGGATGCGTTATTGTCGGCGGCGGGCCTCGACGTTTTCGACGCCGACGCGCTGCTGGCTTATGCAAACAAGGCCATCGCTGGACGTGAGTATGTAAAGTTCACGTTCACACGCACCCTTTCCGACGCCTTGTCGGCCCTGGTCGTTTGGGGAGAGCTGCACGGGCTTTCCCGGGATGATGTTTCCTATCTGGACTGGCCGACTATTTCGAAGAGCCTTAGCCATCCGATCATGGACTACGTCGATCGGTACTACCTGGACAAGGCGGATGCGGCGCGGCGCAGTATGACCGTGGCGCACGCTTTCCGGCTGTCTCATATCATGTATGGCGCCCGGGATGTCTATGTGGCGACGGTCAACCGCAGCGTGCCGAACTTCGTTGGCGTCGGCTCGGCGAGCGGCCAGGTCGTCGAATTGACAACGGAAACGTCGGCGAGTATCAATATTGCCGGAAAAATCGTCTGTATCGGCAATGCGGATCCCGGTTTTGACTGGATCTTCACTAAAATGCCGGCCGCTCTGGTTACCCGCTTTGGCGGGGCCAATTCTCATATGGCGATAAGGTGCGCGGAGTTCGGACTGCCTGCGGCTATCGGTTGCGGCGAACAGATCTACGAGCGGATAGTTTCCGCGGGCCGTGTCGAAATCAATTGCGCGGGCAAGATATTGAGGCCCTTATATGGAACCTAG
- a CDS encoding adenylyl-sulfate kinase, whose protein sequence is MVIWFVGLSGSGKTTLGREVKRQWAKAQPNTVLLDGDELRAVFQHDRTADAYSVSGRRLNAERIAALCEMLDRQGINVVCCMLAIFPDMLALNRTRFRKYFEVFMDAPLEALQRRDVKGLYAAARAGTTPNVVGIDIPFPRPASPDMIIDSSGECGDIAALAARVLATARAL, encoded by the coding sequence ATGGTGATTTGGTTTGTTGGACTGTCGGGCTCTGGAAAGACGACGCTAGGGCGTGAGGTCAAGCGGCAGTGGGCGAAAGCGCAGCCCAATACAGTGCTGCTGGACGGCGACGAGTTGCGCGCTGTCTTCCAACATGACCGGACCGCCGATGCCTATAGCGTGTCGGGCCGCAGGCTCAACGCGGAACGCATCGCTGCCCTTTGCGAAATGCTGGATCGACAAGGAATCAATGTCGTTTGCTGCATGCTTGCCATATTTCCCGACATGCTGGCGCTCAATCGGACCCGGTTCAGGAAATACTTCGAGGTATTCATGGATGCACCCCTGGAAGCATTGCAGCGGAGAGATGTAAAGGGGCTGTATGCCGCCGCTCGAGCCGGTACGACGCCGAATGTGGTCGGTATAGACATCCCATTTCCCAGGCCGGCATCTCCGGACATGATCATTGATTCCTCCGGCGAGTGTGGCGACATCGCGGCATTGGCGGCGCGGGTACTGGCGACGGCGAGGGCGCTGTGA
- a CDS encoding phosphocholine cytidylyltransferase family protein: MKDLTKDRPKCMVTLRGRPLIEWQMEALRAAGATEIGLVTGYRREVLAELGVVEFHNPRWADTNMVTSLSCARTWLRSEPCIVSYSDIFYEPSAVASLMESDARLALTYDPGWRSQWESRFGDPLLDAETFRLSPGGFIGEIGNRPKTVEEVEGQYMGLLRFTPDGWAEVERIRSGMTDPERDKMDMTRTLQYVIAAGNVPVMAIPYRGKWGEVDSASDLALYHEPAGDAGVSSDAASD, encoded by the coding sequence ATGAAGGACCTGACGAAAGACCGGCCAAAGTGCATGGTCACCTTGCGGGGACGGCCCCTTATCGAATGGCAGATGGAGGCATTGCGAGCGGCTGGCGCGACTGAAATCGGGCTGGTGACCGGTTATCGCAGAGAGGTTTTGGCCGAACTGGGCGTCGTGGAATTTCACAATCCCAGGTGGGCGGATACCAATATGGTGACGTCTTTGTCGTGCGCTCGCACGTGGCTGCGATCGGAGCCCTGCATCGTTAGCTATTCCGACATTTTCTACGAACCCTCTGCCGTTGCCTCCCTTATGGAGAGCGACGCAAGGCTCGCGTTGACATACGACCCGGGCTGGCGGTCGCAATGGGAAAGCCGATTCGGCGATCCCTTGCTCGATGCAGAGACTTTCCGTTTGTCTCCGGGCGGCTTTATTGGCGAGATCGGCAATCGCCCGAAGACGGTGGAAGAGGTCGAAGGCCAGTATATGGGTTTGCTCCGGTTCACGCCGGATGGCTGGGCTGAGGTCGAGCGTATTCGGTCGGGTATGACAGACCCGGAACGTGACAAGATGGACATGACCCGCACGCTGCAATATGTCATTGCAGCGGGGAATGTGCCGGTCATGGCCATTCCCTACCGGGGGAAGTGGGGGGAAGTCGACTCTGCAAGCGACCTGGCCCTGTACCACGAGCCCGCGGGGGACGCGGGCGTATCGAGCGACGCGGCTAGCGATTGA
- a CDS encoding gamma-glutamyl-gamma-aminobutyrate hydrolase family protein (Members of this family of hydrolases with an active site Cys residue belong to MEROPS family C26.) yields the protein MRVTQAEGYSEPRDALAQAWGRFLNHALPDAAWLPVPNLGEADAVEYCQRWGINRLILTGGEDVGKSPLRDATEGALIRWAEVARIPVLGVCRGMQLMCLRAGIDLKNVACHVATRHAISGEVTGEVNSFHTLAPVQCPPGFDVLATAADGELEAVRHATLKWEGWMWHPEREAQPDTRDVDRLRSLFE from the coding sequence ATGCGCGTCACGCAGGCCGAGGGTTATAGCGAACCGCGCGACGCATTGGCGCAAGCCTGGGGAAGGTTTCTGAACCATGCCTTGCCCGATGCCGCCTGGCTGCCGGTGCCAAATCTGGGGGAAGCGGATGCGGTCGAATATTGCCAGCGTTGGGGCATCAACAGGCTCATTCTGACCGGGGGCGAGGACGTGGGGAAATCGCCTTTGCGTGACGCTACCGAAGGCGCGCTCATCCGGTGGGCCGAAGTCGCGCGGATACCCGTGCTGGGCGTGTGCAGGGGAATGCAGCTCATGTGTCTGCGAGCCGGCATCGACCTGAAGAATGTGGCGTGTCATGTGGCCACCCGGCACGCTATCTCGGGCGAGGTGACCGGGGAGGTCAATAGTTTCCATACGCTTGCGCCGGTGCAATGTCCCCCCGGTTTCGATGTGCTGGCGACAGCGGCCGACGGCGAGCTGGAAGCAGTTCGCCATGCGACTTTGAAGTGGGAAGGATGGATGTGGCATCCTGAAAGGGAGGCGCAACCGGACACGCGAGACGTTGATCGCCTGCGGAGCTTATTCGAGTGA
- the waaC gene encoding lipopolysaccharide heptosyltransferase I, which yields MSNRILIVRTSSLGDLVHMLPAMSDIAAHCPGATIDWVAEEAFAEIPQWHPAIADVIKVAHRRWRKAWWSADVRAERMALRERLRSVRYDVVLDMQALLKSAWLVRQARGVRHGLDWRSAREPLASLFYDVRHKVDFWQPAVIRQRALAGLTFGYTPAGKPDFGLQHFVRQARSGYVEGGGGDSASSGYAVIMPSASRPDKLWPDEDWRAVFARLRDAGCRLRLLAGNDEEAKRAHALIAGVDGAEVVPRMNLTSIARLLAGARVMVGLDSGLTHLSAALGRPTIGIYRASTPVRTPLVGDSYTASLGDRGAPPSRDVVLAALEQALAA from the coding sequence ATGTCTAATCGAATCCTGATCGTTCGCACTTCTTCCCTGGGCGACCTTGTTCATATGCTGCCCGCTATGTCCGATATCGCCGCGCATTGCCCCGGCGCGACCATCGATTGGGTCGCGGAAGAAGCCTTCGCGGAAATACCGCAGTGGCATCCTGCCATTGCTGATGTGATCAAGGTCGCACATCGAAGATGGCGCAAAGCCTGGTGGTCCGCCGATGTCAGGGCGGAGAGGATGGCCTTGCGCGAGCGCCTTCGGTCGGTTCGCTACGATGTGGTCCTGGATATGCAGGCCCTGCTGAAATCCGCTTGGCTGGTGCGCCAGGCAAGGGGTGTGCGGCACGGCCTGGACTGGCGGTCTGCGCGAGAGCCATTGGCGTCGCTGTTTTACGACGTAAGACATAAAGTGGACTTCTGGCAGCCGGCCGTTATACGCCAGCGCGCCTTGGCCGGGCTTACGTTCGGATATACCCCTGCTGGGAAACCGGACTTCGGATTGCAGCATTTTGTCCGGCAGGCACGCAGCGGGTACGTGGAAGGCGGCGGTGGCGATAGCGCATCATCCGGCTATGCCGTCATCATGCCCAGCGCCAGCCGGCCCGACAAACTGTGGCCGGACGAGGATTGGCGCGCGGTTTTCGCTCGCCTGAGGGACGCGGGATGCCGGCTGCGGCTGCTTGCGGGCAACGATGAAGAGGCCAAGCGGGCGCATGCCCTGATCGCCGGCGTGGACGGGGCCGAGGTAGTTCCCCGGATGAATCTCACTTCCATTGCCCGATTGCTGGCCGGCGCCCGCGTGATGGTCGGGTTGGACAGCGGCTTGACGCATCTTTCGGCGGCGCTCGGGCGGCCGACGATAGGGATATACCGCGCTTCGACGCCTGTGCGCACGCCCCTGGTCGGGGACTCGTATACGGCCAGCCTGGGCGACCGCGGTGCGCCGCCTTCGCGCGATGTCGTTCTCGCGGCACTCGAGCAAGCGCTGGCGGCATAG